A stretch of the Papaver somniferum cultivar HN1 chromosome 6, ASM357369v1, whole genome shotgun sequence genome encodes the following:
- the LOC113286977 gene encoding F-box protein At5g07610-like — translation MRMEAMQISGIDENSSSSSSLIRVLYNIDFLNQILLCLPVKSLLVSKSVSKQWLSLISSPCFIKNHYIRNKHSKPGFLSLNTLYGNVNYDSVLLNERITINRSIIFESQDHKPLVMEHSCNGLFLCCEYGGGSSYYIYNLSTKYYRIIPPDPVFSCLSISLVFDPLKSLNYEVISIGKIDDSYRIAIYSSATNSWRICEARYYFPNSVHFYKCPGVFWDGYLNWINLGDNTSSSFNIDRQVLITLPFSDEMSDEHIIYFGEWMGYMQLILSDQKLLHCWDIFEMEINYVGWKLKYRVNLDELKNYYSIDGLYPDQSFHVMLVVDELKALIHLTDGRILSYDLKKKSFKEICNFPMSHLDISHVYTESLADV, via the coding sequence ATGCGTATGGAAGCGATGCAGATTTCAGGTATTGATgaaaattcatcatcatcatcatctttaataCGAGTACTTTACAATATTGATTTTCTGAATCAAATTCTATTGTGCTTACCAGTAAAATCACTTCTTGTTTCTAAATCTGTATCAAAACAATGGTTATCACTTATCTCTAGTCCATGTTTCATTAAGAATCATTATATTCGTAATAAACATTCAAAACCTGGATTTCTTTCCCTCAACACTCTTTACGGTAACGTGAATTATGATTCAGTTTTACTCAATGAAAGAATAACCATTAATCGTAGTATCATTTTTGAATCCCAAGATCATAAACCATTAGTGATGGAACATTCTTGTAATGGGCTCTTTTTGTGCTGTGAGTATGGTGGAGGTTCATCTTATTATATCTACAATCTCTCAACCAAATATTACAGAATCATTCCCCCAGATCCGGTCTTTTCTTGTCTTAGCATTAGTCTAGTTTTCGATCCACTGAAATCACTTAATTATGAGGTTATCTCTATTGGTAAAATTGATGATAGTTATCGGATTGCAATCTACTCTTCGGCAACAAATTCTTGGAGAATCTGCGAAGCTAGATATTATTTTCCTAATTCTGTCCACTTCTATAAGTGTCCGGGTGTTTTTTGGGATGGTTATTTGAATTGGATTAACTTGGGCGAtaatacttcttcttcttttaatattgatcGACAAGTACTAATAACATTACCGTTTAGTGATGAAATGAGCGATGAACATATAATATATTTTGGAGAGTGGATGGGTTATATGCAGCTTATTCTAAGTGATCAGAAATTGCTTCATTGCTGGGACATCTTCGAGATGGAGATTAATTATGTTGGGTGGAAACTAAAATATCGTGTCAACCTTGATGAATTAAAAAATTACTATTCGATTGATGGTTTGTATCCTGACCAGAGTTTCCATGTAATGCTGGTTGTGGATGAGTTGAAAGCGTTGATACATTTAACTGACGGCAGGATTCTCTCTTATGATCTCAAGAAAAAGAGCTTCAAGGAAATTTGCAATTTTCCAATGAGTCATCTCGATATATCTCATGTCTATACCGAATCACTTGCTGATGTTTGA